The following nucleotide sequence is from bacterium.
TCCGCGGGTCTCGCGGCACGGGCTGCGGCCGGAGCGGGGGCGGCCGGGGTGGCCGGTCCCGCCGGGTAGGGGCCGGGCGTCGCCACCGCCGCGGCCGGGGCGAGGTCGACCCGGATCCGGAACACCGAGCCGCCCTCCGGACGGGGCGCCGCCGTGATCTCGCCCCCCATGAGGTTCATCAGGTTGCGGCAGATGGCGAGCCCGAGACCGGTGCCGCCGTAGCGCCGCGTCGTCGAGCTGTCGGCCTGGGTGAAGGCCGCGAAGAGGTCCTCGCCGGCGGTGGGATCGACGCCGCTGCCGGTGTCGGCGACGGCGATCTCCAGGCGCGTGTCGCCATCCGGGCGCAGGGCCGCCGTGGCCGTCAGCGCCACCGACCCCGCAGCCGTGAACTTGACGGCGTTGTCCAGCACGTTCAGCAGCACCTGGCGCAGGGCGACCGGGTCGCCGGCCAGGTGGGGCGGCAGGTCGGCGCCCACGTCGCAGCGGAATTCGAGCCGCTTGCGGAGCGCCGCGGGTCGCATGCGGTCGCACGCCTCGTGGATCAGCGCGCCGGGATCGAACGGAACGATGGTCAGGGCCCGCTCGCCCGCCTCGATGCGCGAGAAGTCCAGGATGTCGGTGATGATCGCCTGCAGGGCCTCGGCCGAGCGCCGGATCGTCTCCACCTGGTCGACCTGCTCCTCGTCGAGGTCCGAGCGCATGAGGAGCTGGGACATGCCGAGCACGCCGTTCAGGGGCGTGCGGATCTCGTGGCTCATGGTGGCGAGGAAGCGCGACTTGGCCTCCGAGGCGTGCTCGGCGCGGTCGCGCGCGTGCTGGAGGGCATGGGTCTGGCGGCGCACCTGCCGCCGCAACGACCACGACCACAGCAGCGCGAGCAGCGCCACCAGCAGCACCGGCACGACGATGCGGGCGGCCCAGCGCAGGTACTCGGCCGACGAGTGCTCGTGCTCGAGCACCCCGAACCACTCGTCGTAGATGCGGTCGTACTCGCCGGTCGCCTTGACGATGACCAGACCCTGGTTCAGACGGGGCACCAGGTCGGCGTGCGCATGGGGCACGGCGAAGGCGTAGTGGGTCTGGAGCACCGGCTCGCCCACGCGCTCGAGATTCTCCAGGCCCAGCTCGCGGGCCACGTGCAGGCCGCGCAGCTCGGACATGAGGCAGGCGTCGACCTCGCCGGCGGCGAGCAGGCGCAGGGCCTCGGCCGCGCTGTCGGTCCAGATGGGCGTTTCGGTGTAGCCGCGGTCGATGATGACCTGCTCCATGACGCCGTGGTCCTGCACCGCGATCTGCTTGCCGCGCAGGTCGGCGGCGCCGCGGATCCCCGTCTGGCCGCGCCGCACGAAGATGCGGTACTGCTGGCTCAGGTGGGGCGCCGTGAAGGCGTAGTGCAGCCGGCGCTCGGGCGACACCGTCATGCCCACGTGGATCTGGACGCTGCCGTCTTCCAGCCCCTCGCGGGCCTCGCGCCACGGGCCCAGGCGCACCTCGCAGTCGGCGCCGATGGTGCGACACACGGCCTGCAGCAGGTCGACGTCGAATCCCCGCGCTTCGCCGTCGTCCACGTAGTGGAAGGGCGCGTAGGTCTCGCCGCCGCCGGCGACGAGTTTCTCCCGCGCCTCGGCGCGACCCGGGACGGCCCCGAGCACGAGCGCCAGCAGACCCGGCAGCAGCATGACCGCGCGGCGCGTCATGGGCGCACCTCCTGCGGTGCGGCGCCGACCACGGCGAACCCGAACCGGTGGGCCAGCATGTGGGCCAGGGCGTCCGGGTCCAGGGGCTTGGCCAGGTGGGCATCCATGCCGGCCTCGCGGCTGCGTTCGGCGTCGTCGTCGCCGCCCTCGCCGGTCAGGGCGATCACCGGCACGCGGGCCACCGCGTCGGTGCGCTGCCGGATGCGCCGCACGGTCTCGAGTCCGTCGAGTTCGGGCATCTGGATGTCCATCAGCACGAAGTCGATGTCCGACGTGAGCTCTTCCAGCACCTGGCGACCGTCGCCGACGGTGAGGCAGCGCACGCCGAGGCGCTCGAGCTGCATCTCGGTGACGCGCCGGTTGATCTCGTTGTCGTCGGCGACGAGGGCCTGCAGGTCGAAGTGGGGCCGCTCGCGCTCGGTGCTCCCGTCCGGGGCCGACGCCGCCGAAGCGGGCAGCGGCAGCCGCACCCGGAACGTCGATCCGACGCCCACCACCGACTCGACCTCGATCACGCCGCCCATCAGCTCGACCAGGTGGCGGCTGATGGCCAGGCCGAGGCCGGTGCCGCCGAAGCGGCGCGTGGTGTCGGAGTCGGCCTGCTCGAACTGCTCGAAGATGGCGCCGAGGCGATCGGCCGGGATGCCGATGCCGCTGTCGACCACCGAGAGGACCAGGCCCGGGTTCGCGGCCGCGCCGGCCTCGGCCGCGACGACCACCGTCACGCCCCCGTGGGAGGTGAACTTGATGGCGTTGCCGACCAGGTTGAACAGCACCTGCCGCACCCGTGTCGGGTCGCCTTCGTACACCCGGTGCAGGTTCGCCGGCAGGCGCACGTCCAGGGCGATGCCCTTCTCGAGGGCGGTCGGCCAGAGCAGGGTCTCCACGTCGCGGGCCACGCGCTCGATGTCGAACGGCACGCGCTCGATCCGCATCTGGCCCGACGACATCTTCGAGTAGTCGAGGATGTCGTTGATGATGTGCAGCAGCGACTCGCCCGAGCGGATGATGATGTCGACGTTGGCCTGCTGCTCCGGGGGCAGGTCGGCGTTGCGCATGAGTCCGGCCACGCCGAGCACGCCGTTCAGGGGCGTGCGGATCTCGTGGCTCATGTTGGCGAGGAAGTCGCCCTTGGCCCGTTCGGCCACCCGGGCGCGCTCGAGCTCGACCTCCAGGCGGTTGTTCAGCTCGCGCATGCGCACGGCGATCGACATGTAGAACAGGGGCAGCACGAGCAGGCCGCACAGCAGCCCCGTGCCGATCTCGCGGTGGGCGGCCCAGTAGGGCGAGGACAGCAGCACCGCCCCGAAGCCGGCCATGCCGCAGGCCACGGCGAAGAGCAGGTGGCGCTGTCCGAAACGCATGCCGCTGCCCATGGCGACCCAGAAATACAGGGGGTAGTAGTAGGCGGCCAGCCCGCCGGCCAGGAACATGCTGCCCGAGACGACGGTCATGTCGGCGGCGATCATCAGGAAGCGCCGGAACGGCCAGCGGCCCGCATGGGGCAGCATGAAGAAACGCCAGGCGATGGCGAAGGCCAGATAGCCGCCGACGAGGGTGGCCGCGCGGCCCAGGTTCGCCGTGCGCACGTGGGGGAAGGCGCCGGCCGTCGCCGCGAAGACGACCAGCACGAACGCGGCGATGGCGATCCGCGCGCGCGACTGGGACAGTTCTTCGCGATGACAGTTGTCGACGACCACGAGGAGACCGCTTTCCGGGCGAGAGAGAGGTGTCTCCTGTTATCGGTCAACCTGCTCTGCGCTTTAGGGTTGGCCCTTCACCGGGGCGCCCTCGTGGCGCAGCAGCCAGGCCTTGGCGGCGAGGCCGCCGGCGAAGCCGGTGAGACGGCCGTCGGCGCCCACGACCCGGTGGCAGGGCACCACGATGGGCAGGGGGTTGCGGCCGTTGGCGGCGCCCACGGCGCGGCTGCCCCGGGGCGACGCCACCCGGTGGGCCAACTCCTTGTAGGACAGGGTTTTGCCGATCGGCAGGCGCACGAGTTCGTCCCAGACGCGGCGCTGGAAGGGGGTTCCCTCCGGCGCGAGGGGCAGGTCGAAGCGGCGCCGGGCCCCGGCGAAGTACTCGGTGAGCTGGGTGCGGGCGGCCGCCAGCACCTCGTCGTCGCCGCGAGGGCCGAGGGGGGCGGCGGGCCGGGTCTCCCCGGGCAGGACGATCCGCACCAGCGCCCGGCCGTTGCTGACCAGGACGAGCGGACCGAGGGGCGAATCGACACGGCAGTGGCGGGTGGTCTCAGGCACGGGGGTCCTCCTCGGGCGGGCCGGCCCACAGGTGCAGGGCGGCGTAGGCGCGCCAGGGCCGCCAGGCCTCGGCGCGGGTCTTCAGGTCGTGGTCGGGCAGGGCCCGGGCCAGGCCCAGGTCGCCGGCGGGAAAGGCGTCGGGCTCGCCGAGGCCGCGCATGGCCACGTAGTTCGCCGTCCAGGGCCCGATGCCGGGCAGGGCGCCGAAGCGGGCCACGAAGTCGTCGACCCCCCGCGGCGCCTCGAGCCGCAGCTCGCCCGCCGCCACGGCGGCGGCGAAGGCGCGCACGGTGGCGGCGCGGCGGGTCGTCAGGCCGAGTCCGGCGAGATCGGCGGCGGCCACCCGGGCCGGCGTCGGGAAGAGGCGGGTCAGGCCGGCGTGGGGCGTGGCGACCACGTCGCCGAGGCGATCGGCCAGGCGTCCGGTCACGGTGGTCGCCGCCGCCACGCTCACCTGCTGGCCGATGATGGTGCGCACCGCGGTCTCGAACGGATCCCAACCGCAGGGCAGGCGCAGGCCCGGACGCGCCGTCACCAGGGGGGCGAGCACGGGGTCGGCGCCCAGATGGGCGGCGATCAGGTCGGGCTCGGCGTCGCCGTCGAACATGCGGCGCACGCGGCCCACCAGGCCGGCGATGCCGGTGGGCGGGGGCAGGGCCAGGCGCAGGCGCAGTTCGTCGCGACCGGGCACCGGCGCGACCTCGAGCCAGCCGTCGCCGCCGGCGTGCCGCACCGTGCGCCGGTACACCCCGTCGGCGGCCGTCTCGACGCCGGGAACGGCGCGGCCCGCGAGGTAGGCGAGCAGGCCGTCCCAGTCGTAGGGCGGACGGTAGGCCAGACGGTGCTCGTACACGGCGCCGTCGGTGGCCGCCGCGCCGTCCCGGGCCCGCAGCTCGCCGGGCGTGCGGCCGAACACCGCGCGCATGCGGTCGTTGAACCGCCGCACCGAACCGAAGCCCGCCGCCGCGGCCACGCGGGCCATGGGCCAGCGCGTGTTCACCAGCAGCTGGCGGGCGAAGTGGGCGCGCCGGGTCTGGGCCACGGCCAGGGGCGTCGTGCCCAGATGCCCGGCGAAGAGCCGGTCGAGGTGGCGCGGCCCGATGCCCAGGGCGTCGGCCAGGTCGGCCACCGCATGGTCGTCGAGGTAGCCCGTGTCGATCAGGCGCAGGGCCCGCGTCACGGTGGCGCCGGTGCCCGACCACGCCGGCGTGCCCGGGGCCGTCTCGGGCCGGCAGCGCAGGCAGGGGCGGAAGCCGGCCTGTTCGGCCGCGGCGGCGCAGGCGTAGAAGTCGACGTTGGCGCGCCGCGGCGTCACCGCCGGGCAGACGGGTCGGCAGTAGATGCCCGTGGTGCGCACGGCGGTGAAGAAGCGGCCGTCGAAGCGGGGGTCGCGGCTGCGCACGGCGCGGTAGCAGATGTCGGCGTCGAGTTCCATGACGCCATGATAGCGCATCGACGCGCGGCCATTGGCCGGAATCGGACCTCCACGCGGCGCGCCCGGCCCGACGTAGTTGCTGACGGTTGCCCGGGCCGTCGCTATGATGACGGCACACATCCTCCCCAGCCCGCGAGGTGCGCCATGTGGGAAACCCCGCCGAATTTCAAGGTCGACCGGCGCGAGCCGCCCCATCATCCCGGACTCGGCCTGGTCCGGGTGACGGAGAACGGCGCCCTGGCCGCCAGCCGCTGGATGGGTCTCGGCGACGCCGTCGCCGCCGACCACGCCGCCCAGGACGCCATGACCGCCGCCCTGAACCTGCTGCCCATGCGCGGCCGCATCGTGTCCGACGAGGAGGGGCGCACCGGCGAGGCTTCGCCCCTGAGCACCGGCGCGGACGTGGGCACCGGCGAGGGGCCCGAGCTCGACGTGGAGATCAACGCCATCGACGGCGCGACCCTCGTGGCCGAGGGCAAGTCGGGCGCGCTCTCGGTGGCTGCCCTGGCGCCGCGCGGCGCCATGTGGCGGCCGGGCCCCGCGGTGTACCTGGACAAGCTGGTGGTCGACCGCTCGGTGGCCGACGCCATCGGGCCCGACGCCCTCGACGCCCCGCCCGGCTGGACCCTCGCCGCCGTCGCCCGCGCCAAGGGCAAGGACATCCGCGACCTCGTGGTCTTCATCCTCGAGCGCGAGCGGCACCTGAAGCTCATCGCCGAGGTGCGCAAGGCCGGCGCGCGCGTGCTGCTGCGCAAGGGCGGCGACATCGGGGGCGCCCTCATGGCGGCCGACCCGCACGTCTCGATCGACGTGCTCATGGGCATCGGCGGCTCGGCCGAGGGTCTCATGGCCGCCTGCGCGGTGAAGGCCCTGGGCGGTGCCATGTTCGCCCGCAGCGCGCCCCAGAGCGAGGGCGAGCGCGAGGCGTGCCGCACGGCCAACGTCGCGCCTGACCGCATCCTCACCCACGACGACCTCGTGGCCGGCGACGAGGTGTTCTTCTCGGCCACGGGGATCAGCGACGGCTGGCTGCTGAACGGCGTGAACTTCCACGCCGGGACCATCGAGACCCAGTCCCTGGTGCTGCGCTACGAGACCGGCACCCGCCGCCTGATCAGCACCGAGCACCGCGTGAAGTAGGCGATGACCGACACGTCCGCACCCCGCGCCTCCTTCTGGACCCGGCTCCGCGCCTGGCTGGCCGACGAGTCGGTCTTCTTCGCGCGTCCGGCGGCCATCGTGCGCGGCTACGACCGGGCGAACCTGCGCCCCGACCTCGTCGCCGGCCTCACCGTGGCGGTGGTGCTGCTGCCCCAGGCCATCGCCTACGCCATGATCGCCGAGCTGCCGCCCCAGATGGGGCTCTACGCCGCCATCGTCGCGGCCATCGCCGGCGCCCTGTGGGGCTCTTCGTGGCACCTGCACACAGGCCCGACCAACGCCGCCAGCCTGCTCGTGCTGGCCTCGCTGCTCACGGTGGCCGAACCGGGCTCGCCCCAGTTCCTCGCCGCCGCCGGCTACATGGCGATCATCGTGGGGCTGATCCGGCTGCTGATGGGGCTGCTGCGCATGGGCGTGCTGGTGAACTTCGTCGCCGACAGCGTCATCGTCGGCTTCACCGCCGGCGCCGGCGTGCTGATCAGCGTCAACCAGGTCCGGCACCTGCTGCGGGTCGAGATCGCGAGCACGCCCGAGGTGGGGCGCACGGTGCAGGCCCTCTACTGGGCCACGCCCGAGACGCATCTGCCGAGCCTGGGCCTCGGACTCGGTGTCATCGCCCTGATCCTCGTGCTCAAGCGCCTGTGGCCGCGCCTGCCCGCGGCGCTGATCAGTCTCGTGCTGGCGTCGGCGGTGACGAAGGTCTTCGACCTGCCGCTGCGGGGCATCGACGTGCTGGGCGCGGTGCCGCGCTCGCTGCCGCCCCTGGCGCCCCTGCCCATCCTCGATTTCGACCTGATCTGGAAGCTGACGCCGGGCGCCCTGGCGGTGGCGGCCATCGGCCTCGCGGAGGCCCTGTCCATCGGGCGCAGCCTCGCCAGCCAGACCGGCCAGCGCCTCGACAGCAACCAGGAGTTCGTGGGGCAGGGCCTGGCCAACATGGCCAGCGGATTCTTCTCGGGCTTCCCCGTGAGCGGCTCGTTCACGCGTTCGGCGGTGGGCTACGCGGCGGGCGGCCGCACGCCGCTGTCGATGGTCTTCTCGGGCCTGTGGGTGCTCGTGGCCATGTTCGCCCTCGGGCCCATGGTGGCCTACCTGCCGCGCGCCGCCCTGGCCGGCGTGCTGGTGGTGACGGCCTGGGGCATGATCGACCGCACCGAGATCCGGCGCATCCGGCGCACGAGCGTGGGCGACACCTGGATCATGGGCTCGACCTTCGCCGCGACGATCCTGCTGCCGCTGGAATTCGCGGTGCTGGCCGGCGTGCTCGTGAGCTTCGCGCGCTACCTCATCAAGACCTCGACGCCGGGCGTGTATCCGGTGGTGCCCGACGAGAACTTCCGCCACTTCATCCGCGCCCGCGGCCAGATCGTGTGTCCGCAGCTGGGCATCATGGAGATCGAGGGCTCGCTGTACTTCGGCGCCGTGCACCACATCGAGGAGGCCCTGCGCGACAACCAGGAGCGGAACCCGGGCCAGATGTTCCTGCTGCTGCGCATGCACATGGTCGACGTGTGCGACGTGAGCGGGATCCACATGCTCGAGGGGCTCGTGAAGCGCTACCGTGACCGCGGCGGGGATGTCTATCTCGAGGGCGTGCGGCCGGGCGTGATGCACATGATCGGGCTCTACGGCTTCCAGCGGATGCTCGGCGCCGAGAACATCCTGAACACGGACAACGCCATCAGCCACCTCTTCCACAAGGTGCTGCACCCGGGCATCTGCATCTACCAGTGCAAGGAGCGGGTCTTCGGCGAGTGCCAGGCCCTGCCCAAGGACGACCATGCCGCCGACCTGCCCGACGCGGCGGAGATCCCGGCCCACCGGGTCCAGGAGCTGGCGCCGAGCGAGGTGCGCTTCCTGCTCGACGACCCGGAGAGCGGCGTGATCGTGATCGACGTGGGCGAACCGGGCGAGTACCGCGACTGGCACATCGAGAAGAGCTTCAGCCTGCCCCTGCGCCGGCTCGCGGCCGAGGGTTCGGGTCTGCCGCGCCAGGCGGGCATCGTCTTCGTCAGCCGCATGGGCCGGCGCGGGGCCCTGGCCGTGCACATCATGCAGGACCTGGGCTACGAGAAGGTGTACAACCTGCGCGGGGGCATGCTCGCCTGGGAGGCGGCCGGATTTCCCATCGCCGTGGAGTAGGGCCTCAGCCGGTGGGGTCGACTTCGTCGCGCAGGCGCTTGCGCAGCACCACGCGCCACAGCCGCCGCGCCAGTTCGGCCAGGAACTCGACGTCGCGGGGGCCGTAGTCGGACGGGCGGTTGCCCACGCCGACGACGGCGACGATCTTCCCGTCATCGTGGACGGGAACGGCCAGGTCGCGGCGCAGGGTGCCGAACGCGGCCGTGAGCGGGGCGTCGCAACGACTCGGCTCGTTGCGGATCACCGGCGCGGCGGCTTCCAGGCACGCGCTCCAGAAACCGGTCTGGTCGAGGTCCTCGTCGTGCTCCTGCACCGCCGGGGAGGTGTTGGCCCCGGGCGCCACCACGTTGTGGATCCGGATGCGCGCCGGCGCGGCCGACCGCACGAAGAAGTAGCCGTGGCGGCTGCCGGTGAGCCGGACCATGGCCTCGAGTCCGGCCTGCTGGATCTCGTGGAGGAAGGCGTCGTCGATCATGGCGAGCAGGTCGCGGGAAAACGCCTGCACCGCCGGATCGAACTCCGGGCTTTCGTAACTGGGCTGCATGGCTTCGCTGTCCTCTCGGCCCCCCGGCCCACGCACCGTCTACGAGTAACCTTTAGATAATTATCGGAGATTCTGTGCAAAAAATCCAACAAAAAATCGCACTAATTTTGAGGTTTTGTCGTGTTCGCTGAAGCCCAGTCCCGGCGGGCACTCGTCTTCGGCCTGCTGGCGGTGCTGGCCTGGTCGACGGTGGCCACGGCCTTCAAGCTGGCCCTCCGGCACCTGGACCATTTCCAGCTCCTCTTCCTTGCCAACGTGTCCTCCCTCTTGTCGTTGGGAGTGGTGCTGGCGATCGGCGGCGGCTGGCGCCGGCTGGGCCGGGTCAGCCGGGCCCAGCTCGGCCGCACCGCCCTGCTGGGGCTGCTGAATCCCTTCCTGTACTACCTGGTGCTCTTCAAGGCCTACGCCCTGCTGCCGGCCCAGGTGGCCCAGCCCCTGAACTACACCTGGGCCCTGACCCTGGCCTGGCTCTCGGTGCCCCTGCTGGGCCAGCGCCTCACCTGGCGCGACGCGGTGGCCGGACTGGTGTGCTACGCGGGCGTGGTGGTGATCTCGACCGGCGGCCGGGTGGCCGGGATGCGGGTCGAGAGCCCCCTGGGGGTCGGCCTGGCCCTGGGCAGCACGATCATCTGGGCCCTGTACTGGCCGGGGAACACGCGCTTCGGCCGCGGCCCCGGGGGCGCTCGATCCGGTCGTGGGGCTGTTCCTGGGCTTCGCCTGGGCCCTGCCGCCGGTGGCGGCGGTGACGGCCCTGTTCAGCGATTTCGCCTTCCCGGCCGCCGGCGTGCTCGGCGGCGCCTACGTGGGCGCCATCGAGATGGGCTTCACCTTCGTGCTGTGGCTCAGCGCCATGCGCCTGACCGACTCGACGGCGCGCGTCGCCAACCTCATCTTCCTGTCGCCGTTCCTGTCGCTGGTCTTCATCCGCTTCGTGCTGGGCGAGGCCATCGTGCCGGGGACGCTGGTCGGGCTGGTGTTCATCGTCGGGGGGCTGGTTTGGCAGGGGCGGGGGCGGTCGGCCGACGGATCCGGCACGGCCTGATCTCCCTGTGAAAAAACCACTCCATATGTTATAATCGGGCGTCGTTTCCCATCGTGGACGGGCTCCCTGCGCCCGTCCCGCTCGTTCCGGAGGGATCTCTTGCACCGACTCGCCCGCGTTCTCGGTGGACTGGCGCTCGTTCTCGCCGCCGGTCCGGCCCTTGCCTCCTTCACGCCCATCCAGCTCGACGGCGAGTTCGCCGACTGGGACGGCCTGGCTCCCCTGCTCACCGACGCCAGCGGCGACGGCGGCACCGTCGACTTCGCGCGCATCTGGGTCACCAACGACCAGGACTACCTCTACATCCGCTTCGAGACCGGCGGCGAGGTGCAGCCGGACGAGCAGCAGGACATGCTCCTCTACATCGACACCGACGACAACCCGGCCACCGGCACGGCGATCAACGGCATCGGCGCCGACCTGTACTGGGAGATCGGCGGGCGCACGGGCACGTACAAGGGCAACGCCATCGACCACCCGGACATCGGCCTGATGATCGGCCCCACCGTCAGCAACACCGAGTTCGAACTGGCCCTGCGACGCGACGCGACGCCCAACGGCCAGGCCCTGTTTCCGGCGGGCCAGATCAGCCTCGTGCTGCGCGACGGCGTGAGCCAGGACCGCGCCCCCAACGCCACCGGCCTGGACTACGCCTTCACCGCCGGCAGCGACGTGGCGCCCACCCTCGACCTGGGCCGCAACGATCCGGACGACGTGCGGCTCGCCTCGTGGAACGTGCAGAGCGACGCCCTGTGGAACGGCGGCGCGGCCGAGGCGGCGCAGAACCGCCTGCTCGACGCGGTCGATCCGGACGTGCTGATCCTGTGCGAGGTGTGGAACCACAGCGCGAGCCAGACGGCCGCCAAGATCGAGACCTTCCTGCCCAGCGGCGCCGGCGAGAGCTGGAGCGCGGTGAAGCTCGACCAGGGCAACGTGATCGTGAGCCGCTTTCCCATCCTCGACAGCTGGGAGGTGAACCCCGGCTACCGGATCACCGCGGCGCTGCTCGACCTGGGCGCGGGCTTCGACACCGACCTGCTGGTCATCGCCAACCACTGGCGCTGCTGCACCGACGACGCCAGCCGCCAGGAGGAGGCCGACTCGGTGGTCGAGTTCCTGGCCGACATGCGCTCGCCCGGCGGCGTCATCACCCTGCCCGCCGACACGCCGGTGCTGCTCGGCGGCGACTTCAACCTGGTGGGCTGGCGCCAGCAGCTGGACACCATCACCACCGGCGACATCGTCAACAACGGCAGCTACGGTCCCGACGCGGCCCCCGACTGGGACGGCACCGACCTGGGCCACGCCCTGAGCCGCCATCCGGACGGCCGCGCCGGCTACACCTGGCGCAACGACTTCAGCAGCTTCTATCCCGGCGTGCTCGACTGGATCTTCTACACGGACAGCGTGGCCTTCCTGCAGCACGACTACATCCTCGAGACGCGCACCATGCTGCCGGCCACCCTGAGCGCCAACGGCCTGCTGCAGGACGACACGTGGGACGCCAGCGACCACGCCATGCGCGTGGCCGACTTCAGCTTCACGAACCTCGCGTCGCCGGTGCCCGACCTGGCCGTGGGTGCGCGCGGCGCGCGGCTGCTGCCCAACGCGCCGAACCCGTTCAACCCCTCGACGCGGCTCTTCTTCGAGCTCGCGGCGCCGGCCACCGTCGAGCTGCGCGTGTACGACGCGCGCGGCGCCCTGGTGCGCCGCCTCGACGCGGGCGCGCTCGCGGCGGGCGTGCACGACGTGACGTGGGACGGCGCCGACGACGCGGGCCGGCCCGTGGCGTCGGGCGTGTACCACGTGCAGCTGCGCGGGGCCCTGCCCGGCGGGCTGGTGCGCGACGTGCGCTCGATCGTGCTCGTCGAGTAGGATCCGGCCGCCCCGGCGGTCCGGCGAAGTGTCCCGGTGTCCCATTCCCACCACGGAATGGGACACTTTTTTGCGACACATGTCGGGGGTTCGGTCGTGTCCGAATCGGCGCACGGACCGTGCCGGGAAAGGTAACTCGTTGCCGAGCATTGTTTTGAAAAGTGTCCCGCAAAATGGGCACCTGCTTTGCAATAGGTGGGGTGCACCTCCCAATCCGGCTTTTTGAGCGAGGGGCCGGATTTCCAGGCGGAGGGGCTGGCAGGGCGAACCCAGCTCCTCCGCACCCCCCGAACCCGGGACTGCTTGGCGAACGCGG
It contains:
- a CDS encoding endonuclease/exonuclease/phosphatase family protein; protein product: MHRLARVLGGLALVLAAGPALASFTPIQLDGEFADWDGLAPLLTDASGDGGTVDFARIWVTNDQDYLYIRFETGGEVQPDEQQDMLLYIDTDDNPATGTAINGIGADLYWEIGGRTGTYKGNAIDHPDIGLMIGPTVSNTEFELALRRDATPNGQALFPAGQISLVLRDGVSQDRAPNATGLDYAFTAGSDVAPTLDLGRNDPDDVRLASWNVQSDALWNGGAAEAAQNRLLDAVDPDVLILCEVWNHSASQTAAKIETFLPSGAGESWSAVKLDQGNVIVSRFPILDSWEVNPGYRITAALLDLGAGFDTDLLVIANHWRCCTDDASRQEEADSVVEFLADMRSPGGVITLPADTPVLLGGDFNLVGWRQQLDTITTGDIVNNGSYGPDAAPDWDGTDLGHALSRHPDGRAGYTWRNDFSSFYPGVLDWIFYTDSVAFLQHDYILETRTMLPATLSANGLLQDDTWDASDHAMRVADFSFTNLASPVPDLAVGARGARLLPNAPNPFNPSTRLFFELAAPATVELRVYDARGALVRRLDAGALAAGVHDVTWDGADDAGRPVASGVYHVQLRGALPGGLVRDVRSIVLVE